In Desulfobulbaceae bacterium, the following proteins share a genomic window:
- the pnp gene encoding polyribonucleotide nucleotidyltransferase yields the protein MVRIVETQIGGKKLTIESGRLAKQANGSVVVTYGETVVLVTTTAASEPRMDLDFFPLTVEYQERLYSVGKIPGSFFRREIGRPSEKETLTCRFIDRPLRPLFADGYSNETQIIATVLSMDQENDPDVLSIVGASAALGVSNIPFEGPIAGVRVGSVDGVLILNPTKSQLENSRLDLIVAGSRKAVVMVEGGADNFTEQEILDAIYFGFDGLQPLLDIQDELREAVGKPKMTVSAPVINEALLARITAMAGQDMEKVTSTADKMERSTLYHSLEKNVLDQLSQDETVSLKEAKELLYKLKKKVMRGHIVQNKSRIDGRRFDEVRPITGEVGVLPRVHGSSLFTRGETQVMAIATLGSGDDEQRVESLYGMAFKPFMLHYNFPPYCVGECRPLRGPSRRDIGHGALATRAIAAVLPDREKFPYTIRIVAEVLESNGSSSMATVCGGILSLMDAGVPIKEPVSGIAMGLIKENDEVVVLSDILGDEDHLGDMDFKVTGTARGVSALQMDIKIDGVSREIMSQALEQAK from the coding sequence ATGGTCAGAATAGTAGAGACTCAAATTGGTGGGAAAAAACTCACCATCGAAAGTGGTCGTTTGGCGAAGCAAGCTAATGGCTCGGTTGTGGTAACATACGGAGAGACTGTGGTGTTGGTGACTACAACTGCAGCGTCTGAACCCCGTATGGATTTAGATTTTTTTCCACTGACTGTAGAATATCAAGAGCGATTATACTCAGTTGGCAAGATCCCGGGGAGTTTTTTTCGGCGTGAGATCGGCCGCCCCAGCGAAAAGGAGACATTGACCTGTCGCTTTATCGACCGCCCCCTACGCCCGCTTTTTGCCGATGGCTACAGTAACGAGACTCAGATTATTGCCACTGTCTTGTCCATGGATCAAGAGAATGACCCGGATGTCCTCTCTATCGTTGGCGCTTCGGCTGCCCTTGGGGTTTCCAATATCCCATTTGAGGGTCCGATTGCCGGCGTTCGCGTTGGCTCGGTGGATGGTGTGTTGATTTTGAATCCTACCAAGTCTCAACTTGAAAATTCGAGGTTGGATCTGATTGTTGCAGGATCACGTAAAGCCGTAGTCATGGTTGAAGGCGGAGCGGATAATTTTACGGAGCAGGAGATTCTGGACGCCATCTATTTTGGTTTTGATGGCTTGCAGCCCCTGCTTGATATTCAGGACGAGTTGCGGGAAGCCGTTGGCAAGCCGAAGATGACAGTCAGCGCACCGGTGATCAATGAGGCGCTTCTTGCCCGGATCACGGCAATGGCCGGTCAGGATATGGAAAAGGTTACATCCACGGCTGACAAGATGGAGCGTTCCACTCTCTATCACTCCTTGGAAAAAAATGTCCTTGATCAGTTATCCCAAGACGAAACTGTGTCTCTTAAGGAAGCGAAGGAACTGTTGTATAAACTTAAGAAAAAGGTGATGCGAGGCCACATTGTCCAGAACAAGTCTCGGATCGACGGGCGTCGTTTTGATGAGGTGCGACCGATCACCGGCGAAGTTGGAGTGTTGCCCAGGGTTCATGGTTCATCGCTGTTCACCAGGGGTGAGACCCAGGTCATGGCGATAGCTACACTTGGCAGTGGTGATGACGAGCAGCGCGTTGAATCGCTGTACGGAATGGCCTTCAAGCCCTTTATGCTCCATTATAATTTTCCTCCATACTGCGTGGGCGAGTGCCGACCTCTTCGCGGACCAAGTCGACGTGATATCGGTCATGGTGCCTTGGCTACCCGGGCGATTGCCGCCGTTCTGCCGGATCGCGAGAAATTCCCTTATACCATCCGTATTGTTGCCGAGGTGTTAGAGTCTAATGGCTCTTCTTCCATGGCTACGGTCTGTGGAGGTATTCTTTCTCTGATGGATGCTGGTGTTCCGATTAAGGAGCCGGTTTCCGGGATTGCCATGGGCCTGATCAAGGAGAATGATGAGGTTGTTGTTCTCTCTGATATCTTAGGCGATGAAGATCATCTGGGTGATATGGACTTCAAGGTCACCGGCACCGCAAGGGGTGTTTCCGCCCTACAGATGGACATCAAGATCGACGGAGTTTCCCGCGAGATCATGAGTCAGGCGTTAGAGCAGGCCAAGG
- the rbfA gene encoding 30S ribosome-binding factor RbfA translates to MALAIGYTMTSSRKGKTKYASPELGRAPSRRPARVADAIRVELAMLLLQKVKDQRLVEVAITRVEVPPDLRTAFVYFSCPVEDMKYVEAGLASSRGFMRTHLAKTLNLRYMPELQFKHDISALRQAEMDQILREIANERQSSEPDSQDDPDS, encoded by the coding sequence ATGGCCTTGGCTATCGGTTATACAATGACATCATCTCGAAAAGGAAAGACCAAGTATGCCTCACCCGAACTTGGACGTGCTCCGAGTCGTCGTCCGGCCCGAGTCGCCGACGCCATCCGGGTAGAGCTTGCCATGCTTCTCTTACAGAAGGTCAAGGATCAAAGACTGGTCGAGGTAGCGATTACTCGGGTAGAAGTTCCTCCCGATCTGCGCACAGCGTTTGTTTATTTTAGCTGCCCGGTTGAGGATATGAAGTATGTCGAGGCAGGGCTTGCCAGTTCACGTGGATTTATGCGTACTCATCTGGCCAAAACATTGAACCTGCGCTATATGCCGGAGTTGCAGTTTAAGCACGACATTTCGGCTTTGCGGCAGGCAGAAATGGACCAGATACTGCGGGAGATTGCCAATGAGCGACAATCATCTGAACCAGATAGTCAAGACGATCCAGACAGCTGA
- a CDS encoding YlxR family protein gives MRMRVWLRLRCCPPLNSHLDKDLRRIVPGPIRTCLGCGAKVGKAELVRLVISAGELMIDEAGRRPGRGAYCCRKSGCFQRLMKQRKKLGWALRCQARDKASDLVMQVGLEAQFARMVYS, from the coding sequence ATGAGGATGAGGGTGTGGTTGAGGCTGAGGTGCTGCCCGCCACTGAACAGCCATCTTGATAAGGATCTGAGAAGGATAGTGCCCGGCCCGATCAGAACGTGTCTCGGTTGTGGTGCCAAGGTCGGTAAGGCAGAACTCGTTCGCTTGGTGATTTCGGCAGGAGAGTTGATGATTGATGAGGCTGGTCGTAGGCCCGGCCGAGGGGCTTACTGTTGCCGGAAGTCAGGATGTTTTCAGCGGCTGATGAAGCAGCGAAAAAAACTGGGGTGGGCCTTGCGCTGTCAGGCGCGGGATAAGGCTTCTGATCTGGTTATGCAGGTAGGGCTTGAAGCACAGTTTGCCAGGATGGTCTACAGTTGA
- the infB gene encoding translation initiation factor IF-2, whose product MGVGLMKVRVYELAKEVGMDSKVLAAKLIELGYDVKSYSSALDEAVAEDIKKRLLSTHTEIQEKRIQAKTGGTIIRRRTKAVPNLDLQAVEQAYVATDLEMSEEDEVEEEDEISVEITAEETTVPGTSLETIVPQEEESAHEPLLTTESEPEAAPGDEVEVSAEVETEEEEDLETEDQQVARAEHARKGFARVIKRAAIQIPVEAPRSVAPKRPAPPPPRPKKAAGSVEPAKPATVAGGEDDAAKGHKAKRFVKFTHAADAADARGKKGALKKKGFADVDIEDVAMAGGGRFAASLKIGRGGRGGGKKMKGEILPSAGETKAIKKRIIIHETITIGDLAHRMGIKVGELIGKLMSLGVMATVNQSLDLETATVVAGDFGYEVELAMTDEISIINLEEEASGGEMRPRPPVVTVMGHVDHGKTSILDAIRNTDVAAGEAGGITQHIGAHYVRSAQGDVVFLDTPGHAAFTEMRSRGAQVTDVVVLVVAADDGVMDQTKEAINHAKAAQVPIVVAINKIDKPNADPMRVKRELSDFALVPEEWGGDTIFCEVSAKKNIGIEGLLEQILLQAEVLELRADHNRRARGRVVEAHLHKGRGPLATVLVQHGTLRTGDAFVIGDYYGKVRTLLDDKGKKIEEASPAMPVEIQGLSGVPMSGDEFIVLPDEKMAKNLSNERQMKSRELQLGKASKVSLDNLFDKLKEGDVKELFVLIRADVQGTLEAFGQAIANLGTDVIRVRVLHEGTGTITDSDVLLAAASNAIIIGFNVRPSSKVQDFAKSENVDIRFYDVIYHALDDIRLAMTGMLEPTYVERVLGRLEVRETFNVPKVGTVAGCYVTDGKVERNSKVRLLRDGVIVYTGTLASLKRFKDDVKEVLTGYECGLGVENYNDIRIGDTLEAFVMDEVAGKL is encoded by the coding sequence ATGGGAGTTGGGCTAATGAAGGTCAGGGTTTACGAGTTGGCTAAAGAAGTAGGCATGGACAGTAAGGTGCTGGCGGCCAAGCTCATAGAACTGGGATACGACGTGAAGAGTTACAGCTCAGCTTTGGATGAGGCTGTTGCTGAAGATATTAAAAAACGGTTGCTGTCAACACACACCGAGATCCAGGAGAAAAGGATCCAGGCGAAGACAGGGGGAACTATTATTCGGCGACGAACCAAAGCCGTTCCTAACCTGGATTTGCAGGCTGTCGAGCAAGCCTATGTGGCGACTGATTTGGAGATGTCGGAAGAAGACGAGGTCGAAGAAGAGGATGAAATCTCAGTTGAGATCACAGCTGAAGAGACGACTGTCCCAGGGACGTCTCTGGAGACTATCGTACCTCAGGAAGAAGAATCTGCCCATGAGCCTCTTTTGACGACTGAATCAGAACCTGAAGCAGCTCCTGGTGACGAGGTTGAAGTTTCTGCCGAAGTAGAAACGGAAGAGGAGGAAGACCTCGAGACTGAAGACCAGCAGGTAGCACGTGCTGAGCATGCTCGTAAGGGGTTTGCTCGGGTAATCAAGCGGGCTGCAATTCAGATTCCTGTCGAAGCTCCGAGGTCTGTAGCGCCGAAACGTCCGGCTCCACCGCCACCACGGCCCAAAAAGGCGGCAGGGAGTGTTGAGCCGGCCAAGCCTGCGACTGTTGCTGGAGGGGAGGACGATGCCGCTAAGGGCCATAAGGCCAAGCGTTTTGTCAAGTTTACCCATGCTGCTGACGCCGCTGATGCCCGAGGGAAAAAGGGCGCTCTCAAGAAAAAAGGCTTTGCTGATGTTGATATTGAAGATGTTGCCATGGCTGGCGGCGGTCGTTTTGCTGCATCGCTTAAAATAGGGCGTGGTGGACGTGGCGGCGGCAAAAAAATGAAGGGAGAGATCTTGCCTTCTGCCGGCGAAACCAAGGCTATTAAAAAGAGAATTATTATTCATGAGACCATAACCATCGGTGATCTTGCGCACCGCATGGGGATCAAGGTCGGTGAGCTTATTGGAAAATTGATGTCGCTTGGTGTCATGGCGACAGTTAATCAGTCACTTGATTTGGAAACTGCTACTGTGGTGGCCGGTGATTTCGGATACGAAGTTGAGCTGGCCATGACTGATGAAATTAGTATCATCAATCTTGAAGAAGAGGCGAGCGGCGGAGAGATGCGACCTCGCCCTCCAGTTGTTACAGTCATGGGCCATGTTGATCATGGCAAGACATCGATCCTTGATGCCATTCGGAACACTGACGTTGCCGCTGGTGAAGCGGGCGGAATTACACAGCATATTGGCGCGCACTACGTACGGTCAGCGCAGGGAGATGTGGTATTCCTCGATACGCCGGGTCATGCTGCCTTTACTGAGATGCGTTCCCGTGGCGCTCAAGTGACCGACGTCGTCGTCCTGGTTGTTGCTGCTGACGATGGAGTCATGGATCAGACCAAGGAGGCCATCAATCACGCGAAGGCGGCTCAGGTCCCTATCGTGGTCGCAATCAACAAGATTGATAAGCCTAATGCCGATCCTATGCGGGTTAAGCGTGAACTCTCTGATTTTGCTCTGGTCCCGGAAGAGTGGGGTGGAGATACCATCTTCTGTGAAGTGTCCGCAAAAAAGAATATTGGCATTGAGGGTCTGCTTGAGCAAATCCTGCTCCAGGCCGAAGTGCTGGAGTTGAGAGCGGATCATAATCGGCGCGCACGTGGCAGGGTAGTCGAGGCCCACCTTCATAAGGGGCGCGGACCGTTGGCAACTGTCTTGGTTCAGCATGGAACACTGCGGACAGGCGATGCATTTGTCATTGGCGATTATTACGGTAAAGTCCGGACGCTTCTTGATGATAAGGGCAAGAAAATCGAAGAGGCCAGTCCGGCAATGCCGGTTGAGATTCAAGGATTGAGCGGCGTACCGATGTCTGGCGATGAGTTTATCGTTCTGCCAGACGAGAAGATGGCCAAAAATCTAAGTAACGAGCGGCAGATGAAGAGTCGGGAGTTACAGCTTGGTAAGGCATCGAAGGTATCGCTTGACAACCTCTTTGATAAGTTGAAAGAGGGTGATGTTAAAGAACTGTTTGTCCTCATCCGAGCAGATGTTCAGGGGACTTTGGAGGCATTTGGACAAGCGATTGCCAACTTGGGCACCGATGTAATTCGGGTTCGCGTTCTCCATGAGGGTACCGGTACGATCACGGACTCCGATGTTCTTCTAGCGGCCGCCTCAAACGCAATTATTATCGGTTTCAATGTTCGGCCAAGCTCCAAGGTGCAGGACTTCGCCAAGAGCGAGAATGTTGATATCCGTTTCTATGATGTTATTTATCATGCCTTGGACGACATTCGTCTGGCCATGACCGGGATGTTGGAGCCGACGTATGTCGAGCGCGTTCTGGGGCGGCTTGAAGTGCGTGAAACCTTTAACGTTCCTAAGGTCGGTACCGTTGCCGGCTGTTACGTTACTGACGGGAAAGTCGAGCGGAACTCTAAAGTCAGATTGCTCCGTGATGGTGTGATTGTCTACACCGGTACTCTCGCCTCTTTGAAACGATTTAAGGATGATGTGAAAGAGGTGCTGACAGGTTATGAGTGCGGACTTGGTGTTGAGAATTATAATGACATCAGGATTGGCGATACTCTGGAAGCCTTTGTCATGGACGAGGTGGCCGGCAAGCTTTAG
- the truB gene encoding tRNA pseudouridine(55) synthase TruB: MSDTQSPNGGTEFTAGLVLIDKPVGPTSFRMVQQVRRALQIKKVGHTGTLDPFASGLLIICIGRPATRLIPRLMLGDKLYEAEMRLGVETDTLDVEGRVVAEHQVPALDLTMVRACLDRFMGKQMQAPPAFSAVKHQGKPLYHYARNGVIIEKEPRPVQIDELSCTFLRGETMGIRVRCSKGTYIRTLAADIGKALGCGAHLTALRRLDNGPFSVSSAVSGALLADKDEARALLLAHAFGLAAIEQIINKEEAGNVSA; the protein is encoded by the coding sequence CTGAGCGATACCCAATCCCCTAATGGTGGGACAGAGTTCACAGCAGGTCTTGTCTTAATCGACAAACCTGTTGGACCAACTTCATTCAGAATGGTCCAACAGGTGCGCAGGGCGCTGCAGATTAAAAAGGTCGGCCATACTGGGACTCTTGACCCTTTTGCTTCGGGGCTATTGATTATCTGTATCGGCAGGCCAGCTACTCGGTTGATTCCGAGACTGATGCTGGGTGATAAACTCTACGAGGCTGAGATGCGTCTCGGGGTGGAAACAGATACTCTTGATGTCGAAGGTCGGGTGGTTGCCGAACATCAGGTGCCAGCCCTTGATCTGACAATGGTACGAGCCTGTCTGGATAGGTTTATGGGGAAGCAGATGCAAGCGCCTCCGGCGTTTTCTGCGGTCAAGCATCAAGGGAAACCATTATATCACTATGCCCGGAACGGCGTGATAATCGAAAAAGAGCCGAGGCCGGTGCAGATTGATGAGTTATCCTGCACTTTCCTTAGGGGTGAGACCATGGGGATCAGGGTGCGTTGCAGTAAAGGAACGTATATCCGGACCTTGGCGGCAGATATTGGTAAGGCGCTTGGTTGCGGAGCGCATTTGACAGCGCTTCGAAGGTTGGACAATGGTCCTTTTTCAGTATCTAGCGCCGTGTCCGGCGCACTGTTGGCAGACAAAGATGAGGCGCGGGCTTTGCTCTTGGCACACGCTTTTGGGCTTGCTGCTATTGAGCAGATTATCAATAAAGAAGAGGCTGGAAACGTATCTGCTTAG
- a CDS encoding site-2 protease family protein has product MVAYRLGDPTAAQMGRLTLNPLKHLDPLGVIAFFVMKIGWAKPIPVDPRYFKNPQQDMIWVSLAGPAVNLAMAVVSALAAKLIALFSLGLPVFILMPLMQMLVASIWINIMLAVFNLVPIPPLDGSKILLGLLPHDLAAFYIRLEPYGFIILLVLFYTGILPRLIMPIISFAQAVIIG; this is encoded by the coding sequence ATGGTGGCATATCGCTTGGGAGATCCAACGGCCGCTCAGATGGGCCGGTTGACCTTAAATCCGCTCAAGCACCTGGACCCGCTCGGGGTTATAGCATTTTTTGTGATGAAGATTGGTTGGGCCAAGCCTATTCCGGTTGATCCGCGATATTTTAAAAATCCGCAGCAGGATATGATCTGGGTTTCCCTGGCGGGTCCGGCGGTAAATCTGGCGATGGCGGTGGTTAGCGCTTTGGCGGCTAAGCTGATCGCTCTCTTTAGTCTGGGCCTTCCGGTTTTCATTCTTATGCCGCTGATGCAAATGCTTGTTGCCAGTATTTGGATCAATATTATGCTGGCGGTATTCAATCTGGTTCCTATTCCGCCCCTTGACGGTAGTAAAATTCTTCTTGGCCTTCTTCCTCACGACCTGGCTGCTTTTTATATCCGTCTGGAACCGTATGGGTTTATTATTCTCCTGGTTCTTTTTTATACCGGAATATTGCCGCGGTTGATCATGCCGATTATCTCTTTTGCTCAAGCGGTGATAATCGGTTGA
- the rpsO gene encoding 30S ribosomal protein S15, whose protein sequence is MTLQTEQKKELIEKFGHHPGDTGSPEVQIALLTGRIIYLTDHFKTHKKDHHSRRGLLKLVGQRRRLLNYLKGKNVERYREVIQELGIRK, encoded by the coding sequence GTGACATTACAAACTGAACAGAAAAAAGAGTTGATTGAAAAATTTGGTCATCATCCAGGAGATACCGGCTCCCCTGAGGTACAGATTGCTCTTTTGACAGGGCGGATCATTTACTTGACCGATCACTTTAAGACCCACAAAAAAGATCACCATTCGCGCCGCGGATTGCTGAAACTGGTTGGCCAACGACGTCGTTTGCTTAATTATTTGAAAGGCAAAAATGTTGAGCGCTACCGTGAAGTTATTCAGGAGCTTGGCATTCGTAAGTAA
- a CDS encoding bifunctional oligoribonuclease/PAP phosphatase NrnA — protein sequence MSDNHLNQIVKTIQTAETILVATHVFPDGDALGSQLGLGDILEGMGKKVIRYSEEPVSHLYSFLPGCEKLTTHLPNLATVDCVIVLDCGDCFRLGSSVERMLTVHPLIVIDHHAGHKEFGDLRWVQSGRASTGDMVYELAQALGAEISLDAAFCLYTAIVSDTGSFKYASTTPQTFAVAGELVAKGINPEHVAGKLFDNFTENRLHLLQAVLSTLELHSEGKLAIITATKAMFESTGAVSEDTESFINYPRSLASVKVAVFLKEKADVISVSMRSKGTLYDVAKIARRLGGGGHRNAAGCKFGNGETLQEARDRVVSLLLPLVQD from the coding sequence ATGAGCGACAATCATCTGAACCAGATAGTCAAGACGATCCAGACAGCTGAGACTATTCTTGTTGCGACCCACGTCTTTCCAGACGGAGATGCTTTGGGCTCACAGCTTGGGTTGGGTGACATTCTTGAGGGAATGGGAAAAAAGGTTATCCGCTATAGTGAGGAGCCCGTGTCTCACCTCTATAGTTTTTTGCCAGGTTGTGAAAAACTGACGACACATTTACCTAACTTGGCGACTGTGGATTGTGTTATTGTGCTTGATTGCGGCGACTGTTTCCGGCTCGGAAGCTCAGTCGAGAGGATGCTGACGGTTCATCCCTTGATTGTCATTGATCATCATGCCGGGCATAAAGAGTTCGGTGATTTGCGCTGGGTTCAGTCAGGGCGTGCATCTACCGGTGATATGGTATATGAACTGGCCCAGGCATTGGGGGCGGAAATTTCTCTTGATGCCGCGTTTTGTCTCTATACCGCTATTGTTTCTGACACCGGGTCTTTCAAGTACGCATCAACGACACCCCAAACTTTTGCTGTTGCCGGCGAGCTGGTTGCTAAAGGAATCAACCCCGAGCATGTTGCTGGGAAATTATTTGATAATTTTACAGAAAACCGGTTACATCTTCTGCAGGCAGTATTATCTACTCTTGAACTCCATTCTGAGGGCAAATTAGCCATTATCACCGCCACTAAAGCGATGTTTGAGTCTACGGGGGCAGTCTCTGAAGATACCGAATCTTTTATTAATTATCCCCGTTCTCTCGCTTCGGTTAAGGTCGCTGTGTTTTTGAAGGAAAAGGCGGATGTCATCAGTGTTAGTATGCGCTCCAAGGGTACGCTTTACGATGTCGCTAAGATCGCTCGTCGACTTGGGGGTGGTGGACATCGAAACGCGGCAGGCTGTAAGTTTGGTAATGGTGAAACTCTTCAAGAGGCTCGTGACCGAGTTGTTTCCCTGCTTCTCCCGTTAGTGCAGGACTGA
- a CDS encoding ribosome maturation factor RimP produces METAATAQVRQLIEPLLTDLGFELVEIQLRNEPIGLVLRLVIYKQGGITLDDCATVSRTVGHFLEVEDPIAKAYHLEVSSPGLDRPLTTARDFIRNLGQKVTIKIRVGEETRHVAGIIAGVDEIKGVVTVDGAPEKNEQIALEDIVRAKLVIEF; encoded by the coding sequence ATGGAAACAGCGGCAACAGCGCAGGTTCGGCAGTTGATTGAGCCGCTGCTGACGGACCTTGGCTTTGAGTTGGTGGAGATACAGCTGCGCAATGAGCCGATTGGTTTGGTGCTTAGGCTGGTTATCTACAAGCAGGGTGGGATTACTCTTGATGACTGCGCCACGGTGAGTCGGACGGTAGGGCATTTTCTGGAAGTGGAAGACCCTATTGCCAAGGCGTATCATTTGGAAGTCTCTTCGCCTGGTCTGGATCGGCCGTTGACGACAGCACGGGATTTTATCAGAAACCTGGGCCAAAAAGTCACGATTAAGATAAGAGTTGGGGAAGAAACGCGACATGTTGCCGGCATAATTGCTGGTGTTGATGAGATAAAGGGTGTGGTAACCGTTGATGGAGCGCCTGAAAAAAATGAACAGATTGCCTTGGAGGATATTGTCAGGGCGAAGCTGGTTATCGAGTTTTAA
- the nusA gene encoding transcription termination factor NusA encodes MISDLKRVIDQVCRDKGINRDLLIKGLEEAVMSAAKKKFGMRREMEAQYNDETGEVELYQFRTVVETVEDEQTQISLAEAQVLDPDVELTDDLGSKMENVSELGRIAAQSAKQVIIQKMKDAEREVVYEMFKDRKGDVVNGIVQRFERGHIIVNLGRTDAILPRNEQMPRRSYHQGDRIRALLMDIRQDARDSQLILSRTDKQFVAKLFAIEVPEIAEGIVTILAVAREPGVRAKIAVSSSENDVDPVGACVGMKGSRVQNVVQELQGERIDIVPWSPDPAKFVSNALAPAEVSMVVVDEERRTLQVVVADDQLSLAIGRGGQNVRLASELMGWRIDVKSEQKYQKLMEEGFQSLIAIKGINHPMADILYDNDITSAAELAEADPAALSGMLEGVSEEVCANLIAAARAVPVPKNEDEGVVEAEVLPATEQPS; translated from the coding sequence ATGATATCAGATTTAAAGAGAGTGATCGATCAAGTCTGTAGGGACAAAGGGATAAACCGCGACCTGCTGATTAAGGGGTTGGAAGAGGCTGTCATGTCCGCTGCCAAGAAGAAATTTGGCATGCGTCGTGAGATGGAGGCCCAATATAATGATGAGACTGGTGAGGTCGAGCTCTATCAGTTCCGTACGGTTGTGGAAACTGTAGAGGACGAGCAGACCCAGATATCCTTAGCTGAGGCGCAGGTTCTCGATCCGGATGTGGAGCTGACGGATGACTTGGGCAGTAAGATGGAGAATGTTTCTGAGCTTGGCCGTATCGCCGCTCAGTCTGCTAAGCAGGTTATTATCCAAAAGATGAAGGATGCAGAGCGTGAGGTGGTCTATGAGATGTTTAAAGACCGCAAGGGCGATGTTGTCAACGGTATCGTGCAGCGTTTTGAGCGCGGCCATATTATTGTCAATCTTGGTCGCACCGATGCTATCTTGCCCAGAAACGAGCAGATGCCGAGGCGTTCTTATCACCAGGGTGACAGAATCCGAGCCTTGTTGATGGATATTCGCCAAGACGCGCGTGATTCACAGTTGATCTTGAGCCGTACCGACAAGCAATTCGTTGCTAAGTTGTTTGCTATTGAAGTTCCTGAAATTGCAGAAGGTATTGTTACAATTCTGGCAGTAGCCCGAGAGCCTGGTGTTCGGGCGAAAATTGCAGTATCTTCATCGGAAAACGATGTCGATCCGGTTGGCGCCTGTGTTGGTATGAAGGGATCGCGAGTGCAGAATGTGGTACAGGAGCTACAGGGAGAGCGGATCGATATCGTGCCCTGGAGCCCGGACCCTGCCAAATTTGTCTCCAATGCCCTGGCTCCGGCGGAGGTGTCGATGGTGGTTGTTGATGAGGAACGTCGGACCTTGCAGGTCGTGGTTGCCGATGACCAGTTGTCTCTTGCCATCGGCCGGGGTGGACAGAATGTGCGTCTGGCCTCTGAGCTTATGGGGTGGCGGATCGATGTCAAGAGTGAGCAGAAGTATCAAAAGCTCATGGAAGAGGGCTTCCAATCATTGATCGCCATCAAAGGAATCAATCATCCAATGGCCGATATCTTGTATGATAACGATATCACCTCTGCCGCAGAATTGGCGGAGGCTGATCCGGCTGCCTTATCTGGGATGTTGGAGGGGGTGTCGGAGGAGGTTTGTGCAAATCTGATTGCGGCCGCACGTGCCGTGCCGGTCCCTAAGAATGAGGATGAGGGTGTGGTTGAGGCTGAGGTGCTGCCCGCCACTGAACAGCCATCTTGA